One Bacteriovorax sp. PP10 DNA window includes the following coding sequences:
- a CDS encoding CheR family methyltransferase, protein MTTMEKIIREGNDPLVLDENEMQFFSETIFKLTGIHLTPAKSDLLKTRLRKRLQDRGFSSYREYKVLLENIPQSDPEWQSFINILTTNKTDFFREPKHFEYLIEKFIPEWLKSNEETLRVWSAASSTGEEAYTLAMVLSKYLPKDRSFTILGTDVDTNVLKKAQNAVYSMMKFNEIPPEYQSMIDIGKDEAEGWFRIKNEIKNRVSFRQHNLIEGNYPAENPFDVVLCRNVLIYFARETVAKVNRKLYAATKADGVCMIGHSESFHNITHQWKSHEASIYRK, encoded by the coding sequence ATGACGACGATGGAAAAAATAATACGAGAGGGTAATGACCCTCTCGTTCTTGATGAAAACGAAATGCAGTTTTTTAGTGAGACAATTTTTAAACTGACAGGGATTCATCTTACGCCTGCAAAATCAGATTTACTAAAAACCAGACTGCGAAAAAGACTACAAGACCGCGGTTTTTCCAGCTACCGCGAGTATAAGGTTTTATTAGAGAACATTCCACAAAGTGATCCTGAGTGGCAGTCTTTTATTAATATCCTTACCACTAATAAAACAGATTTTTTTAGGGAGCCAAAACACTTTGAATACCTTATTGAAAAATTTATACCTGAATGGCTTAAATCTAATGAAGAAACTCTTCGTGTATGGTCAGCTGCTAGCTCTACAGGTGAAGAGGCGTATACTTTGGCGATGGTATTGAGTAAATATCTTCCAAAGGATAGGAGCTTTACTATTTTAGGAACAGATGTCGATACTAATGTTTTAAAAAAGGCACAGAATGCGGTTTATTCAATGATGAAATTTAATGAAATTCCTCCTGAGTATCAATCAATGATTGATATCGGAAAGGATGAGGCCGAAGGATGGTTTCGTATTAAAAATGAAATTAAAAATAGAGTATCTTTCCGTCAGCATAATTTAATTGAAGGCAATTATCCTGCAGAAAATCCTTTTGATGTCGTCTTATGTCGGAATGTCCTCATTTATTTCGCCAGAGAAACAGTCGCAAAAGTTAATCGAAAACTTTATGCAGCGACAAAGGCAGATGGCGTTTGTATGATCGGCCATTCTGAGAGCTTCCACAACATTACTCATCAATGGAAGTCTCATGAAGCTTCTATATATAGAAAATAA
- a CDS encoding helix-turn-helix domain-containing protein, translating into MGRNIKGIKDRELKILINNLAKNLKKARTEQGLSMQELATAAKISTSTIWELENVKAEDFRMSTITAIANQLGLSPLTLISKAA; encoded by the coding sequence ATGGGACGTAATATTAAGGGAATAAAAGACAGAGAATTAAAAATTTTAATTAATAATCTGGCGAAAAATCTAAAAAAGGCCCGAACTGAACAAGGCCTGAGCATGCAAGAGCTTGCCACAGCGGCAAAAATTTCAACGTCTACAATATGGGAGTTGGAAAATGTGAAGGCCGAAGATTTTCGAATGAGTACGATTACAGCAATTGCTAATCAATTAGGATTGAGCCCTTTAACTCTAATAAGTAAAGCTGCCTAA
- a CDS encoding CBS domain-containing protein gives MDRVSEIMIKEFVCCSPMAKLEEPKNLMEKYHCSKIPVVDKNHMIIGSISRADLDKDAHNVIECMSKNTRAVEEDSTVDECLKLMILNDIEQVAVIDKQGHFRGIVTEKELLH, from the coding sequence ATGGATCGAGTCAGTGAAATAATGATAAAAGAATTTGTATGTTGTTCACCAATGGCAAAACTAGAAGAGCCGAAAAATCTGATGGAGAAATATCACTGCTCAAAAATACCAGTGGTAGATAAGAACCATATGATCATAGGATCAATTAGTAGAGCAGATCTCGATAAGGATGCTCATAATGTAATTGAATGCATGTCCAAAAATACTCGCGCAGTAGAAGAAGACTCCACTGTCGATGAGTGTTTAAAGTTAATGATTTTAAATGATATAGAGCAGGTTGCTGTCATTGATAAACAGGGGCACTTTCGCGGTATCGTGACTGAAAAAGAACTTCTGCATTAA
- a CDS encoding YoaK family protein produces MLYGNESISYYSKSNVSIWMLMAFQAGLLNIGGFMACHRFVSHVTGFATFFGYEINQADNSHAIGMLVVPLFFLLGAMISGFLVDIRLKMHKRPKYYLSFGFIFILLLAIYIGGISGLFGVFGEPLNNRSDYLLLIILCFTCGIQNGSITSVSKSVIRTTHLTGITTDLGIGLARMLSAKKLSETMENEKKATLMRVGIILFFGLGSVAGGFVFSKLAYYGFIIPVATSGVLFSLMLYFQFLKPKMAS; encoded by the coding sequence ATGTTGTACGGTAATGAATCCATTTCTTATTATTCAAAAAGTAATGTTTCTATCTGGATGCTGATGGCCTTTCAGGCAGGATTATTAAATATTGGCGGCTTTATGGCCTGCCATCGTTTCGTTTCTCATGTCACAGGCTTTGCGACTTTTTTTGGTTATGAAATCAATCAGGCCGATAACAGTCACGCCATTGGAATGCTGGTTGTCCCTTTATTTTTTCTTCTAGGTGCTATGATCAGTGGTTTTTTAGTTGATATACGATTGAAGATGCATAAAAGGCCAAAATACTATTTATCTTTTGGTTTTATTTTTATTTTATTGCTGGCAATTTATATCGGGGGAATTAGCGGCCTTTTTGGCGTCTTTGGAGAGCCTCTTAACAACCGCAGTGATTACCTCTTACTCATCATTCTTTGTTTTACATGCGGAATTCAAAACGGATCGATCACATCAGTTTCCAAATCAGTTATCCGGACTACTCATTTAACTGGGATTACAACTGATCTGGGGATTGGGCTAGCTCGGATGTTGAGTGCAAAAAAACTGAGTGAGACAATGGAAAATGAAAAGAAGGCCACTTTAATGAGAGTGGGGATTATTCTCTTTTTTGGGCTGGGCTCTGTGGCCGGTGGATTTGTTTTTAGCAAGCTTGCTTATTATGGATTTATCATTCCAGTTGCGACGTCAGGAGTTCTATTTTCATTGATGTTGTACTTCCAATTTTTGAAACCTAAGATGGCCAGTTAA
- a CDS encoding glutathione S-transferase family protein has product MGRLKSGKWIQEEIIPNSHNGEFYREEAKFRDTIEEGGIYPPETGRYHLYISLACPWACRAYIMMKLKKLESVITMSIVSPHLLENGWTFKEDFPGVIQDSVLNKKYLYEVYQESDPKFSGRVTVPVLFDKKTKTIVSNESSEIIRMMNTSFNKITGDSNDFYPEALRSEIDQVNSFIYDNINNGVYKTGFAKNQDAYNKNFNSLFKALDKIEERLEGKETLVGKILTEADVRLYTTLVRFDPVYYLHFKCNNKMIREYKNLSRYLSNLYYNVKAFKDTTDFDHIKEHYYFSHKQLNPGQIVPKGPEILVPEIKIEKLNAGPVKNVIPPQESVFDEVGVS; this is encoded by the coding sequence ATGGGAAGATTAAAATCCGGTAAATGGATTCAAGAAGAAATCATTCCCAATTCTCATAATGGAGAATTTTATCGCGAAGAAGCGAAGTTCAGAGACACCATAGAAGAAGGGGGCATTTATCCTCCTGAAACTGGACGCTATCATTTATATATTTCTCTTGCATGCCCTTGGGCTTGCCGTGCGTATATTATGATGAAGCTTAAAAAACTTGAAAGTGTGATTACAATGTCAATTGTTAGTCCACATCTGCTGGAGAATGGATGGACTTTTAAAGAAGACTTTCCAGGAGTCATTCAGGATTCAGTGTTAAATAAAAAATACCTTTATGAAGTTTATCAGGAGAGTGATCCAAAGTTTTCCGGCAGAGTGACAGTGCCGGTGCTATTCGATAAAAAAACCAAGACCATTGTCAGTAATGAATCCTCTGAAATTATCCGCATGATGAATACATCGTTTAATAAAATCACGGGAGACTCCAACGATTTTTATCCAGAGGCCCTGCGATCTGAAATTGATCAAGTTAATTCTTTTATATATGACAACATTAATAACGGTGTATACAAAACGGGCTTTGCTAAAAACCAGGATGCTTACAATAAAAATTTCAACTCCTTATTTAAGGCATTAGATAAAATTGAAGAAAGATTAGAGGGAAAAGAAACATTAGTGGGAAAGATTCTCACAGAAGCAGATGTGAGACTATATACAACCCTTGTGCGTTTTGATCCCGTCTATTACCTGCATTTCAAATGTAATAATAAAATGATCAGAGAGTATAAAAATCTTTCCCGCTATTTAAGCAATCTTTATTACAATGTGAAGGCCTTTAAAGATACGACAGATTTCGATCACATTAAGGAACATTACTATTTTTCTCATAAACAACTTAATCCCGGTCAGATTGTGCCAAAAGGACCGGAAATTTTAGTTCCGGAAATAAAAATAGAAAAATTAAATGCTGGGCCTGTTAAAAATGTAATACCGCCGCAGGAGTCAGTGTTTGATGAGGTTGGAGTTTCATGA
- a CDS encoding HAMP domain-containing methyl-accepting chemotaxis protein, with translation MSTWSLNRKVWAILSLLIVAFVVSVFLALNSMGKIRDDLNEITTKNVKRDQLTSAIQDSQRVLTISTFELILEPDMAKMVSSKKKFDNELTELKKSMGLYRELASEKGRGFLASYEMALDKWVDVAIKAQDLAVKNQNKEAFELISSVDESRSEMRKSVLAMNQLTADQLAEKSATANSMASNSIFLTLIISTSSIAVSIAIAFYALRAVTNAINNVVKSLFDSSIQVSSAAGQIASSAEELSQATTEQAASLEETAASIEEMNSMVAKNSDNANSTARTSGVSQQKASEGKVVVEKMINSMDEINKSNSMIMDQVNYSNNRIAEIVKVIEEIGNKTKVINDIVFQTKLLSFNASVEAARAGEHGKGFAVVAEEVGNLAAMSGSAAKEITTLLDESIHKVNEIVSETKTKVEKLIVEGKGIVESGGVVARQCGDVLEEIVTNVASVSHMATEIATASEEQSRGVTEITKAMGQLDQATQQNAATSEECASAAEELSAQAEALKKSVGQLVLTINGANGNTETAEEKASTNISYLKKKTKAAPIAHTKPVVREVKRVSGDNTPHYDHDGFKDV, from the coding sequence ATGAGTACATGGAGTTTGAATCGTAAAGTATGGGCCATTTTGTCTTTGTTGATCGTGGCCTTTGTTGTGTCTGTTTTTTTAGCTTTAAATAGTATGGGAAAAATTCGTGATGACTTAAATGAAATTACGACAAAAAATGTGAAGCGCGATCAATTAACTTCAGCAATCCAGGACTCTCAAAGAGTTTTAACAATTTCTACTTTTGAGTTAATCCTAGAGCCGGATATGGCAAAGATGGTATCAAGCAAAAAAAAATTTGATAATGAGCTGACTGAACTAAAAAAGAGCATGGGATTGTATCGTGAACTGGCCTCTGAAAAAGGGAGAGGTTTTCTAGCAAGTTATGAAATGGCCCTTGATAAATGGGTTGACGTGGCGATCAAGGCACAGGATCTTGCCGTTAAAAACCAAAATAAAGAAGCATTTGAATTGATTTCCTCTGTCGATGAATCTCGCTCTGAAATGAGAAAATCAGTCCTGGCCATGAATCAGTTAACTGCAGACCAGTTGGCCGAAAAATCAGCTACTGCAAATTCAATGGCCTCTAATTCAATTTTTTTAACACTGATTATTTCGACATCATCAATTGCCGTTTCAATTGCTATCGCATTTTATGCTTTAAGAGCAGTGACGAATGCAATTAATAATGTCGTAAAGAGTCTTTTTGATAGCTCAATTCAAGTAAGTAGTGCAGCTGGGCAGATTGCTTCTTCAGCAGAAGAGCTATCGCAAGCAACGACAGAGCAGGCCGCATCTCTGGAAGAAACAGCAGCTTCAATTGAAGAAATGAATTCCATGGTTGCTAAAAACTCTGATAATGCAAATTCAACAGCAAGAACTTCTGGAGTGTCTCAACAAAAAGCGAGTGAAGGGAAAGTTGTTGTAGAGAAAATGATTAACTCAATGGATGAAATTAATAAAAGTAATTCAATGATTATGGATCAGGTTAATTATAGTAATAATAGAATTGCCGAAATTGTAAAAGTCATCGAAGAGATCGGAAACAAAACTAAGGTTATTAATGACATTGTTTTCCAGACAAAACTTTTATCTTTTAACGCTTCAGTTGAGGCCGCAAGAGCAGGTGAGCATGGGAAAGGATTTGCTGTCGTAGCAGAAGAAGTAGGAAATTTAGCGGCCATGAGTGGAAGTGCAGCGAAAGAAATTACGACACTTCTGGATGAAAGTATTCACAAGGTAAATGAAATCGTCAGCGAAACAAAGACTAAAGTTGAAAAACTTATTGTTGAAGGAAAAGGAATTGTTGAAAGTGGTGGAGTCGTGGCCCGTCAATGTGGTGATGTCCTGGAAGAAATCGTAACCAATGTTGCCAGTGTCTCTCATATGGCGACAGAGATTGCGACGGCCAGCGAAGAGCAGTCTCGTGGAGTCACAGAGATTACAAAGGCCATGGGGCAACTTGATCAGGCCACTCAGCAGAACGCCGCGACAAGTGAAGAATGTGCAAGTGCTGCCGAGGAATTATCAGCTCAGGCAGAGGCCCTGAAGAAATCAGTAGGGCAATTGGTTCTTACAATTAATGGTGCTAATGGAAATACTGAAACGGCCGAAGAAAAGGCTTCAACGAATATTTCTTATTTAAAGAAGAAAACTAAGGCCGCACCAATCGCCCATACAAAACCAGTGGTCCGTGAGGTTAAAAGAGTGTCTGGTGACAATACTCCTCACTATGATCATGATGGCTTTAAGGACGTTTAA
- a CDS encoding ion transporter, protein MTLKEKLHTTIFESETRAGKIFNIALIILILISVSAVIIESIPSVHEKYGQIFLYLELFFTGIFTIEYCLRLYSVKKPLSYAFSFFGVVDFFSIIPTFLVIVLPGAQSLLILRSIRLLRVFRIFKLGIYFDEGSSILNALIKSRYKISVFFFSIIILVTISGGLMYMVESPESGFTDIPTSIYWAIVTMTTVGYGDIAPATALGKGLASLLMISGYAIIAVPTGIVTAELTKTHVITNNACPTCGREGHAADAVFCKFCGSKL, encoded by the coding sequence GTGACATTAAAAGAAAAATTACACACCACTATTTTTGAAAGTGAAACCCGTGCCGGAAAAATATTTAATATTGCTCTTATCATTCTTATTTTAATAAGTGTCTCCGCCGTTATTATTGAGAGTATTCCTTCTGTCCACGAAAAATATGGCCAGATTTTTTTGTACCTGGAATTATTCTTCACGGGAATTTTCACAATTGAATACTGCCTGAGATTGTACTCTGTAAAAAAACCTTTAAGTTATGCTTTCAGTTTTTTTGGAGTCGTCGATTTTTTTTCCATTATCCCCACTTTTTTAGTCATCGTACTTCCAGGGGCACAATCACTACTGATTTTGAGATCAATTCGTTTACTGCGAGTGTTTAGGATCTTCAAATTAGGAATTTACTTTGATGAAGGATCATCAATTCTTAACGCCCTTATAAAGAGCCGCTATAAAATTTCAGTTTTTTTCTTTTCGATTATTATCCTTGTCACGATTTCAGGTGGGCTAATGTATATGGTGGAAAGCCCGGAGAGTGGCTTTACAGATATTCCCACGAGTATTTATTGGGCGATTGTGACGATGACCACTGTTGGTTATGGAGATATCGCCCCAGCGACAGCATTGGGAAAAGGACTTGCTTCATTACTCATGATTAGTGGTTATGCCATCATCGCTGTTCCAACCGGAATCGTGACGGCAGAGTTAACAAAGACACATGTAATAACTAATAATGCCTGCCCAACTTGTGGCAGAGAGGGGCATGCAGCTGATGCTGTATTCTGTAAGTTTTGCGGAAGTAAGCTTTAA
- a CDS encoding YiiD C-terminal domain-containing protein has protein sequence MKKNIQNIIEKEIPIVKSMGVEFVDFQEDSCTITVPIGPNHNHKGTVFGGSLYSACTSACYGLMYSIQIDKKLDEYDLVIGEGSIRYQKPVHNDFQVKAQLKLTDLATFIGKLEKNGFGKISITAYVFIQNEETHLCEYSATFIMMKKKS, from the coding sequence ATGAAGAAAAACATTCAAAACATCATCGAAAAAGAGATCCCAATTGTTAAAAGCATGGGGGTTGAATTTGTCGATTTTCAGGAAGACTCTTGCACAATTACTGTTCCTATCGGGCCTAACCATAATCATAAAGGTACTGTTTTTGGTGGAAGTCTTTATTCGGCCTGTACGTCTGCTTGTTATGGATTGATGTACTCAATTCAAATCGATAAAAAATTAGATGAGTATGACCTGGTGATAGGAGAGGGTTCTATCCGTTATCAAAAACCAGTGCATAACGATTTTCAGGTGAAGGCACAATTAAAACTCACAGATCTGGCAACCTTCATTGGGAAACTTGAAAAAAATGGCTTCGGTAAGATTTCAATAACTGCTTATGTTTTTATTCAAAACGAAGAGACCCATTTGTGTGAGTACTCAGCGACTTTTATTATGATGAAGAAAAAATCTTAA
- a CDS encoding NYN domain-containing protein, whose translation MTSINETVNIALFCDFENIVLGVKDSKHPHFDIQSILERLLLKGSIVVKKAYCDWDRYKEYKKSMHEAAFELIEIPHVRQSGKNSADIRMVVDALDLCYTKSHLDTFVILSGDSDFSPLVSKLRENNKHVIGIGVRDATSSLLSANCDEFIFYDDLIRAQHPSKKTVAKKSPTVAISKKQEAMDFVVETLEALSDERGEDEFWGSMVKLTMKRRKPGFTESAYGYQSFRELVEDAQKHNLLIMNRNDKSGQYTIRLASHD comes from the coding sequence ATGACATCAATAAATGAAACCGTAAATATTGCCCTGTTCTGTGACTTCGAAAATATTGTCTTAGGAGTGAAGGATTCAAAACATCCGCACTTTGATATTCAAAGTATTTTAGAGAGACTACTTTTAAAAGGTAGCATTGTCGTAAAAAAAGCTTATTGCGATTGGGATCGCTATAAAGAGTATAAAAAATCCATGCACGAAGCGGCCTTTGAGCTAATTGAAATACCGCACGTCAGACAGTCGGGCAAAAACTCTGCTGATATCCGCATGGTCGTCGATGCTCTTGATCTTTGTTACACCAAATCACATCTTGATACTTTTGTTATTTTAAGTGGAGACTCTGACTTCTCTCCTCTTGTTTCTAAACTTCGTGAAAATAACAAACATGTTATTGGCATTGGAGTAAGAGATGCAACATCAAGTTTACTTAGTGCTAACTGTGATGAATTTATTTTCTATGATGATCTTATTCGTGCTCAACACCCTTCTAAAAAAACAGTGGCAAAAAAATCGCCTACGGTTGCTATTTCTAAGAAACAAGAGGCCATGGATTTTGTCGTTGAAACGCTTGAGGCCTTATCAGACGAACGTGGTGAAGATGAATTCTGGGGTTCAATGGTAAAGCTTACAATGAAAAGAAGAAAGCCTGGTTTCACTGAATCAGCTTATGGATATCAATCCTTCAGAGAATTAGTGGAAGATGCTCAAAAACATAATCTATTAATCATGAATAGAAATGATAAATCAGGGCAATACACGATCCGATTAGCAAGTCATGACTAA
- a CDS encoding chemotaxis protein CheW has product MNRIEKNLSSDHRAQAQSDDSLRYLIFSLSEEEFAIPLLDVKEVIGLSATTPIPNTPAYFKGIINLRGQVISIMDLRLKLNLKKADYGPEASIIILDMDSHFLGVIVDSINCVLPFTPEEMSEAPSSAVTSVKEAFIKSIGKKDKRLILNLDIGAILNPADRGALGTVKKLVA; this is encoded by the coding sequence ATGAATCGAATCGAAAAAAATTTGTCTAGCGATCATAGGGCCCAGGCCCAAAGTGATGACAGTTTGCGCTATCTGATCTTCTCACTTTCAGAGGAGGAATTCGCGATTCCACTGTTAGATGTGAAAGAAGTTATCGGGTTATCTGCAACGACACCTATTCCTAATACTCCGGCGTATTTCAAGGGAATAATTAACTTACGAGGGCAGGTCATATCTATTATGGATTTGAGGTTGAAGCTCAATCTTAAAAAAGCAGATTATGGCCCTGAGGCATCCATCATTATCCTCGACATGGATTCACATTTCCTGGGAGTGATTGTTGATTCGATAAATTGCGTTTTGCCATTTACGCCTGAGGAAATGAGTGAGGCACCTTCATCGGCAGTCACTTCAGTTAAAGAGGCCTTTATTAAGAGTATTGGAAAAAAAGATAAACGTCTTATTCTCAATCTTGATATTGGGGCGATCTTAAACCCTGCAGACAGGGGCGCATTGGGAACTGTAAAAAAATTAGTAGCATAA
- a CDS encoding CBS domain-containing protein produces the protein MNLVTDIMLTDPVLCTSDMRVAEIKYLLKKYDYDEMLVVDSLEEKHPIGLVSLADMDLPEIEEADMPSDVSALECMREIPAVVLDSSTLEECLNVMRANHLDRIPVVDLNGHFEGIIEKDQIAKTLY, from the coding sequence ATGAATTTAGTAACAGATATAATGCTGACTGATCCTGTTCTATGCACCTCAGACATGAGAGTGGCAGAGATAAAATATTTACTAAAAAAATATGACTATGATGAAATGCTGGTTGTCGATTCATTGGAGGAAAAACATCCCATTGGACTTGTCAGCTTAGCTGACATGGATTTACCAGAGATTGAAGAGGCAGACATGCCATCTGATGTCAGTGCGCTGGAGTGCATGCGAGAAATCCCGGCCGTCGTGCTTGATAGTTCAACGTTAGAAGAGTGTTTAAATGTGATGCGTGCAAATCATTTGGATCGAATTCCGGTTGTTGATTTGAATGGGCACTTTGAAGGGATTATTGAAAAAGATCAGATTGCGAAAACATTATATTAA
- a CDS encoding CBS domain-containing protein, protein MKRVDEIMTKNPAYCLPEMGLVDVAELMLRYDCGEIPVVYSRTEKKIMGVITDRDICVRAVALGLNPLAMNVEQCMSYPPIVVKTFTDLNDCCQVMEDHQIKRVPVVDENENLCGMVSLADLTRNDEISLAAEVVKEISQPRAHHAPNKYLV, encoded by the coding sequence ATGAAACGTGTTGATGAGATTATGACTAAAAATCCAGCATACTGCTTACCAGAGATGGGATTAGTAGACGTTGCGGAACTTATGTTACGTTATGACTGTGGCGAAATTCCTGTCGTCTACAGCAGAACAGAGAAAAAAATAATGGGGGTTATTACCGATAGAGATATCTGCGTCCGCGCGGTTGCTCTTGGGCTCAATCCACTTGCTATGAATGTAGAGCAGTGTATGTCATATCCACCAATTGTTGTAAAAACTTTTACAGATTTAAATGACTGCTGTCAGGTAATGGAAGACCATCAGATAAAAAGAGTTCCAGTGGTTGATGAAAATGAAAATTTGTGTGGAATGGTCTCTCTGGCAGATCTTACACGAAATGATGAAATCTCTCTGGCAGCAGAGGTTGTAAAAGAAATTTCACAACCCCGCGCTCATCACGCACCTAACAAGTATCTTGTTTAA
- a CDS encoding M1 aminopeptidase family protein, with protein MKMKLIILLVAILPSTLLAKIGHAPANFKSPEGYAIFVDFKKADYDLTYDPGSKTVTAKSTITFENTEEGMPVIDMVENPIKFFVDGTEVSTKVINSIDQDTWFRIILKSIKPGVHTFVVTSVIDQGVNFITTGVSSSFWFNDLGDRNFLEAYLPANFEYDQVKMTFNIDFQTMDKQKFYTNGNVTDLGSNRFTVEFPETYTSSSLYYHTTPIGRYPENKFTYTTLDGRDIPGVVYAKDSYTNLEDAKKKIISSIQVLESKYGPWLHQKIIVFIAGNGGMEYCGATMTDLSSLNHELTHSYFARGGFMPANGNAGWIDEAVTTWSDSGSGTRPDLKGIAANMAGNSQYRRYTEYRAYTQGASFMSYLNYKFQSNGGLTAFLNDMIKNDAFKPMTTEEFAAKMSTYYSEDLTSLFKDHVYTNKTNPGQSNDSKPGHMKMSIPEMNQYL; from the coding sequence ATGAAAATGAAATTGATAATTCTGTTAGTGGCAATACTCCCTTCAACACTCTTAGCAAAAATCGGGCATGCTCCGGCCAATTTTAAATCTCCTGAAGGTTACGCCATTTTTGTTGATTTCAAGAAGGCCGATTACGATCTAACTTATGACCCTGGGTCTAAAACCGTCACGGCAAAATCTACAATTACATTTGAGAATACTGAAGAAGGAATGCCTGTCATCGACATGGTTGAAAATCCAATTAAATTTTTCGTGGACGGCACTGAAGTTTCTACAAAGGTTATCAACTCAATTGATCAAGATACATGGTTTCGAATTATCTTAAAAAGTATTAAACCAGGCGTGCATACTTTTGTTGTCACTTCAGTAATCGATCAGGGAGTGAACTTCATAACGACTGGAGTTTCCTCTTCTTTTTGGTTTAACGATTTAGGAGATAGGAATTTTCTTGAAGCTTATCTGCCGGCCAATTTTGAATATGATCAAGTTAAGATGACTTTTAATATTGATTTCCAAACGATGGACAAACAAAAATTTTATACTAATGGAAATGTGACAGACTTAGGCAGTAACAGATTCACCGTTGAATTCCCGGAAACCTATACTTCGTCTTCACTTTATTATCACACAACACCCATTGGCAGGTACCCTGAAAATAAATTCACTTATACAACACTAGATGGCAGGGATATTCCAGGTGTGGTTTATGCAAAAGACTCCTACACAAATCTGGAAGATGCTAAAAAGAAAATCATCAGTAGCATTCAAGTTCTGGAATCAAAATACGGGCCTTGGTTACATCAAAAAATTATCGTCTTTATTGCTGGCAATGGTGGGATGGAATACTGTGGGGCAACCATGACTGATTTAAGTTCATTAAATCATGAACTGACTCATTCCTATTTTGCCCGTGGTGGGTTCATGCCGGCCAACGGAAATGCAGGATGGATTGATGAAGCCGTTACGACATGGAGTGATTCAGGTTCAGGAACTCGTCCAGACTTAAAAGGTATTGCTGCCAACATGGCCGGCAATTCACAATACCGTCGCTATACGGAATACAGGGCCTATACTCAGGGTGCCTCTTTTATGTCTTACTTAAATTATAAATTTCAAAGCAATGGTGGTTTAACTGCTTTTTTAAATGACATGATTAAAAATGATGCTTTTAAACCCATGACGACTGAAGAGTTTGCAGCGAAGATGTCGACTTATTATTCTGAAGATTTAACTTCATTATTTAAAGATCATGTATATACCAATAAAACAAATCCTGGTCAGAGCAATGACAGTAAGCCGGGACACATGAAAATGAGCATCCCGGAAATGAATCAGTACTTATAA
- a CDS encoding YaeQ family protein, with translation MALKATIFKVKLSLSNMNIHHYDDYSLTLARHPSENNLRMMARLLAFALNAQEENLTFTKGIAADTEPDLWKINHDGSIDHWIELGHLDERRIRQIASKAKKVSIYTYQGNQSLQWFESVKNSTDRFNNLDIGHFDFVDNESLETLVERGMNLSISIEDNEIWLSTENERLLVTLTMQKNSHL, from the coding sequence ATGGCATTAAAAGCAACGATATTTAAAGTAAAGCTTTCGCTCTCTAACATGAATATTCATCACTATGATGATTACTCTCTTACATTAGCAAGACATCCTTCTGAGAACAATCTTCGCATGATGGCACGTCTTCTGGCCTTTGCTCTGAACGCACAGGAAGAGAATCTGACATTCACTAAAGGTATTGCTGCCGACACTGAGCCTGATTTATGGAAGATCAATCACGATGGCTCAATTGATCACTGGATTGAGTTAGGCCATCTCGATGAAAGAAGAATTCGCCAGATTGCTTCAAAAGCTAAAAAAGTGTCCATCTATACTTACCAAGGCAATCAAAGCCTGCAGTGGTTTGAGTCTGTGAAAAACTCAACTGACCGCTTTAACAATCTCGATATCGGGCACTTTGATTTCGTAGATAACGAATCTCTTGAAACTCTGGTTGAAAGAGGAATGAATTTATCGATTTCCATTGAAGATAATGAGATATGGCTTTCAACTGAAAATGAAAGATTACTCGTCACTCTTACAATGCAAAAAAATTCGCATCTGTAA